TGTCATGCTGCTGTCTTTTGCTTTTGCAGAAACTCCTTTATTCGTCGCCAGTACCCTGATGATTCTAGTGGTTATTTATACGGTTTATAAAGGCATTGAGGTCATCGCCAGGACAGGAGAGCTGCTTTTTGTTGTCATGTGTCTGCTTGCAGTCTTTCTGTTCCTGCTTATTGCCATCTCAGGGTTGATTGAGATTTCGAATATAAAACCTGTCCTGGAGGATTCGCCCAAAGTATTGAAAACAGTGTTTACAGAGACATTATATGTCCCTTTTGGTGAAATCATTGTATTCACGATGATTTTCCCCTATTTGAATCAAGCAAAGAAATTGAAAAAGACAGGAGTAACGGCAATAAGCGCCACTGGTGCTGTACTTGCTCTAACCACCCTTTTGAATATTAGTGTCCTTGGCGTACCTCTCATTGAGCGTTCTCTTTTTCCTTTATTAACAACGATCCAATCCATTGAAGTCGGCGGTTTTTTGGAACGTCTCGATGTGATCTTTATTCTTGTGCTTGTGATTGGGGGTTTCTTTAAAGTATCAGTGTATACTTACTGTGCCATTATCGGAACAGCAAATTTATTTAACATCAAAGAACCATCCAAATTAGCCTATCCGTTGGGAATGACAGTATTATTTGTATCCATGATTATTGCAAGCAATTACTCTGAGCATCTTGAAGAAGGACTAAAAATATTCCCGCTCTATGCACAGCTTCCTTTTCAAATTATTTTTCCTGTGCTTCTGCTTATAATCGCCTTTTTTAAAAACAGAAAATCGTAAGCAATTCAGAGTGGTGCAAATATAACCAAGACACACAACTATAAATAATATGATTGGAGCGTAAAAAATGAAAATCCTCGGTATTTCACTGCTTATGTTCATCCTTTTAGCAGGTGTATCCACAGGAATCGATCTCTTAAACGGATATGAAGTACCCGCCATCAGATCACTTAATCCGATATATGTTATGGAAATCCCTGAATTAGCAATCATGTATCTGCTTCTACTCCTCTTATTTGTTGATCCTGTCTCGTCTTTTTTGCAAAAAAGACGTAATCGGAAAAAATGACATGCTACAATCAAATAATCAAATAATTTTATTTTTTTCTACGAATCTATTGACAACTGCCTGTACCTTCGTTTAATATTGTCTTCAATCAATTAAATGTTGTGGCGTTGATGAAGAGGAGTAATTACAGGTGAACTCTAAAGAGAGCTGATGGTTGCTGTGAATCAGTGAGTATCCTTGTAATGAATGGACTTCGGAGCTCCAAACCGAAACAGATACGGAGTAGGCTTTGGCGGAATGGTTTCCCGTTACGGAAACTTAGAAGATAATGTTCTTCTTTTAGAGTGAGCTGCTTGTCAGCTAATAAAGGTGGTACCACGGTCCCTCGTCCTTTTATATATGGATGAGGGGCCTTTTTGATTTTTGGAGAATAATAAAAAAGATATGATAAGCGATGATGAAGAGGAGTACATAATCTTCCATGCATCACAGAGAACTGATAATTTGGTGGGATATCAGTATGCAGGGATTATGGAATGGACTTCTGAGTGTTTTTCCGAATAGAAGTGCATCTGCACATGAGTAGGAAAAAACGTATTTCCGACGTTACACGGATAGGGTATCGGCAAAGTCCTGTACCTGATAAAGATAGAAAGCGTATGCTTTCTAAACAGAGGTGGCACCGCGGCCCTATCGTCCTCTATAAGCACATAACTGTGTTTATAGAGGATTTTTTTATTTCAAAAATATAAAGGAGAGATCATCATGACGGCACATGTCACGCAACAAACATACCCGATCGATGGGTTAATCCCTATTCAAGTTTATCAAAACCTGCCCAAAGCAAAAAAATATCTATTAGAAAGCAGCTTTCCCCGTGAAGAAAAAGGACGCTATTCGTTTATCGGGATTCGCCCTTATCAGGAAATCATCGGACGCGGGAATGAAACAACACTTATCAGCACTTCCCATGTAGAACCGCTGGTTGTCCATCAGCATGCATTGCATTTCTTGCAGGAAACGATGCCGAAGCTTGCTTTGTCTCTTCCTATCCCCTTTTACGGCGGGGCAGTTGGTTATATAGGCTACGATACGATTCAGGCTTTTGAAGATACTGGGCAGACACCCTTTGATGACCGGAATATGCCTGACATTCATTTGATGCTTTTTGAAGATACAATCGTTTTTGATCATGAAGAGAATAAACTGCATCTGATTGCTATTGACCGGGACGGCGGCTCAGAAGATAATCGGGCGCGGCGGATTCAAAAGATGGAACAGTTTATAGAACAAGCAAGAAGCACGGATCTCCCTGTTCCGCAAACCTATGCGTTTATACCGGAAATGGAACAAAGAAATTTTGAACGGAATGTGGAGATAGCGAAAGAACGTATGCAAAAAGGAGATATTTTTCAAGTCGTTTTATCGCAGCGGTTTTCAAGAGAAGTGGAAGATGAGCAGGAATTTGGTCTTTCTTTTTATGAACAACTGCGGAGACATAACGCTTCCCCTTACATGTTCTATATAGATTTTCAGGATTACACGGTACTGGGAGCTTCTCCGGAAAGCTTAATAGAAACCAACGGCAGTCAAGTCGTTACCAATCCGATTGCCGGAACACGAAAACGAGGAGAAACGGAACAAGAAGATCAAGCATTAGCAGAAGAACTGCTTGCAGACGAAAAAGAACTGGCAGAACATCGGATGCTGGTTGACTTAAGCAGAAATGATTTAGGCCGTGTCTGCGAGATAGGCAGCATTGAGATACCGGTCTATATGACGATTGAGCGTTACCAGCACGTGATGCATATTGTTTCCGAAGTAACCGGAACATTGCGGCAGGACTATTCAGGAATTGATGCGCTTATCTCCTGTTTACCGGCCGGTACGGTATCGGGGGCGCCTAAAATCCGGGCGATGCAAATCATTAATGAACTGGAAACCGTCAAACGTGGACCTTATGCCGGCGGAATCGGTTTTATCAACTTTGAACATGACGTGCATATCGCACTTGCTATCCGCTCTATTATTATCCAGAACTCCAAAGCATATTTTCAAGCCGGTGCCGGCCTGGTACATGATTCCGTTCCGTACAATGAATATATGGAAACCATTAACAAAGGACGATCTTTTATGGAGGTGCCTGAACTTGATTCTATTAATTGATAATTATGATTCTTTCACATACAACCTGTTTCAATATGTCTCAGAGTGCGGCGTACACGTAGAAGTTATCCGCAATGATAAAGTAACACCGGAAACGATTGACACTTTAAAACCGGAAGCGATTATTATTTCACCTGGACCTGGCACTCCAAAGGATGCAGGGAATTGCACGGATATTGTGCAAACGTACTATAAGCAGCTGCCGATACTGGGAATCTGCCTCGGACACCAAGTGATTATGGAAGCGCTGGGCGGAAGAGTGATTCAAGCATCTACCATTAAACATGGAAAAACATCACTGATTGAGCATGATGACACCGGGCTTTTCCAAGGGCTAAATAATCCTGTGGAAGTGATGCGTTATCACTCTCTTGCAGCGGAACACAACACTGTGCCAACAGAATTACGCATTACAGCAACCGCTATCGATGATGATGAAATTATGGGAATAGCCCATCAAACCTATCCTGTCTACGGATTGCAATTCCATCCTGAATCGATTGGAACACTGGATGGAAAACAAATTATCTCTCATTTTGTTGAGACACTTGCAAAACAGAAGGAGGAAGTAATATCATGAAACCAAATTTTAATCAATTACTGGAAGGCAATGATTTATCTTTTGAAGAAACAAAGGCATTATTTAACGCTTGCTTTCAGGAAGATGTTTCCGATACCGAGTTATCCGCTATTTTAGTTGCATTAAAAATGAAACAGCCGACTGCACAAGAGTTGGCAGGCTTAGCTGACGTGATTCATACCAACTCCCCTTTCCAGTTTGATTTAGGTATTCCGGCAATGGATAACTGCGGAACAGGCGGTGACAGATCGAACAGTTTTAATATCAGCACCTGTGCGGCATTTGTTTTAGCCGGCGCCGGTGTGACGGTCGCTAAACACGGGAATCGCCGTATTTCCAGCCAGACCGGAAGTGCAGATGTATTAGAAGAGCTTGGTATTCCGCTTGATTTAACCAAGCCGCAAATCAAATATATCCTGCAGGAAAATCAAATCGCCTTTTTATTTGCGCAACATGTTCATCCGACGTTGAAGCAGATTGCCGGTGTACGTCAAAAACTTCGGACCCCGACCATTTTTAACTTAGTCGGTCCTTTGACCAATCCGGTTGCACTGCAATCACAGCTGATTGGTGTTTATTCGGAGGAAGCACTGCCAATCGTAGCAAAATCGCTGCAGACGCTCGGCAGAAAACGTGCTCTGGTCATTCATGGCGCGGGTGGAATGGATGAAGCCTCCATGCAGGGCGAAAACAAATATATTTTACTGGAGAATAACGAATTAAAAGAAGGAACGATCCATCCGGAAGATGTCGGGTTATCCGTCTATACGAACCAAGAAATTGAAGGCGGCGATTCCAAACAGAATGCCGACATCCTGCGTTCGGTATTAAACGGAGAACCAGGCGCTTACCTAGATACGGTGCTGTTTAATGCAGCGATTGCATTATTTGCCACTGGACGCGTTGATTCGATCAAAGATGGCGTGGACGTTGCCAGAAACAGCGTATTCTCCGGAAAAGCGAAAGCAAAATTAGATACGTTGGTGCATTACAGCAAGGAAGCCAAACAGGAGGTAGTCTAAATGACCTTTTTAGAAAAAATTATCGATAAGAAAAAACAGGAAGTTGCCGAACGAAAATTACAATCCTCCGGGAATGACACCCGGAAACATCCGATTTATCCATTTCATGACAGCGTGCAGGCAGCAAACCATATGTCCATTATTGCAGAAATCAAACGGTCTTCCCCTTCTAAAGGAGCAATTCAAATGGATGTGGATATCCTTAAGCAGGCAAAACAATATGAAGATTCCGGTGCAGCTGCGATTTCTGTTTTAACGGATGAAAACTTTTTTCACGGCTCCCTCGATGATCTGAAGGCAGTTAGTGAAGCTGTTTCCATTCCCGTCCTTTGTAAAGATTTTATCATTGATGAGATTCAAATTGATGATGCCAAAAATGCGGGGGCATCCATTATATTATTAATTCTTGCTGCATTGCCGCTCGAACGGTTTCAGCGTCTGTACCATTATGCCACAGAGCAAGGGCTGGAAGTACTCTGTGAGGTGCATAACGCAGAGGAATTAAGAGATGCATTGACCGTCAGCCCAAAAATTGTCGGGGTTAATAATCGTAATTTAAAAACCTTTGAAGTTGATTTACAAACAACGCCGGAACTGATTCAACAAATCAATGCGAACGGGCTGACAATCATCAGCGAGAGCGGGATGCGTACGAAAGCAGATGCTGAATTAGCCAAAGATGCCGGTGCTAATACAATCCTGGTCGGTGAAACGTTAATGCGTTCCGATAATGTGGAAAAAGATATGCAGGCATTGCAGGTGCCTCTCTCTCCTTCCCCGAAAGGAGCCTCCTGATATGCTCGTCAAAATCTGCGGAATCACCACTCCTGAAATAGCAGAGGCTGCCGTCCATGCAGGTGCAGATTTTTTAGGCTTTGTTTTCGCCAAAAGCAAACGGGAAATTTCCACAGAACAGGCTCGAAAAATAATTGCACCACTGCCTGAGCATGTAAAAAGTGTCGGTGTTTTTGTCAATAAAGATACGAAGGAAATAGAACATATCGTACAGGAAACCGGGATTGATTTTGTACAATTGCACGGAGAAGAAACAGCTGAAGCGGTTAAGAACTTTTCTGTTCCCGTTATCAAATCGCTTCCCGGTACAACAGATGGGTTACACATTGCTGCACAATATGATGCAGCATCTTATCTGCTGATGGACAGTCCTCCCCTCCCCCATGCACATGGAGGGAACGGAATTGCTTTTAACTGGTCCATTTTAAAAGGAAATCATTTCACCGACCGATTGATGTTAGCAGGTGGACTGACAGCAGAAAATGTTGCTGAAGCCATCCGGGAGGCAGGCCCCATTGGTGTGGATGTCTCCAGCGGTGTGGAAACAGACGGAGAGAAAGACCCAGATAAAATAAAAGCTTTTATTCACGCAGCGAAACAACAATAGAAAGGAATAGATACCATGCAAACATATACATTTCCAGACAGTACAGGTAAATACGGAAAATTCGGAGGCAGATATGTCCCGGAATTACTGATGCCGGTTGTCTTAGAACTGGAAGAAGCCTACGAAGCAGCTAAAAACGATCCTTCTTTTCAGGAGGAACTAAATAATTACCTGACAGAATATATCGGCAGAACCACGCCTTTGTATGAAGCAGAACAATTAAGCAAGCACTTGGACGGACCCAAAATCTATCTAAAACGGGAAGATTTAAATCACACCGGCGCGCATAAAATTAATAACACGATTGGGCAGGCCCTTTTAACTTTACGAATGGGCAAAAAGAAAGTGGTCGCTGAAACAGGAGCCGGCCAGCACGGTGTAGCAACAGCAACTGTCTGCTCTCTGCTCGGTTTAGAGTGTATTGTTTTTATGGGTGAGAAAGATATTAAAAGACAGAAATTGAACGTGTTTCGTATGGAACTTTTAGGCGCCAAAGTGGTTGGCGTTTCTCAAGGCAGCGCAACATTAAAAGATGCCGTGAACGAAGCATTCCGCTATTGGGTAAACAATGTTCACGACACCCATTATATTATTGGCTCTGTTGTTGGCCCGCATCCATTCCCGCGTATTGTCCGGGACTTTCAATCAGTGATTGGTGCAGAAACCAAACAGCAGAGTCTTGAAAAACAAGGGAAACTTCCAGATGCAGTCGTTGCTTGTGTCGGCGGAGGAAGTAATGCCATGGGCATGTTTTATCCATTTGTAGAAGATAAAGAAGTTGCTTTATACGGAGTCGAAGCGGCAGGAAAAGGCGTGGACACTGATGAGCATGCAGCTACGCTCACAGGCGGATCTCCCGGCATGATGCATGGTACCTTCACGTATTTACTGCAGGATGAAGCAGGTCAAATTCAGGAAGCAGCTTCGATTTCTGCCGGGTTAGACTATCCAGGAATTGGCCCGGAACACAGCCATCTGCGTGACAGCGGCCGGGTGACCTATCCTTCGATTACAGACGAAGAAGCATTAGAAGCTTTCCAATTACTCGCGAAATTAGAAGGAATTATTCCTGCCCTGGAAAGTGCACATGCTGTTTCCTATGCATGCAAACTTGCCAAAGAAATGTCTGCCGATCAGTCACTGGTTATCTGCCTGTCTGGACGCGGAGATAAGGATGTTGAACAGGTCAAAGCAAAGCTCGAGGAGGATTCCGATGGGAAAGCATAAATTAGAAAATACATTAAATAACATCAAAGCGACTGGAAAGCCGCTGTTCATTCCTTATATGATGGCTGGTGATGGTGGCATAGACCAAATCAATGAACGCATTCAGTTTTTAGATGAATGTGGTGCATCGGCGATAGAATTGGGGATCCCCTTTTCAGACCCGGTAGCAGATGGTCCTGTGATTCAGGATGCCGGACTGCGTGCGTTACAAGAGGGGACAACATTAAAGCGGGTTCTTGATGAAGTAAGGAAACAAAAAGAAACTCGGAACATCCCGATTATTTTGATGACCTATATCAATCCGATTTGGAATTATGGGTACGAGCAATTCGCGAAAGACTGTGATACTGCAGGCGTAGACGGGATTATTATTCCTGATATCCCTATGGAAGAGGAAACAGATATTGCAGCTGCCCTTACTGAGCAGTCCATTGCCTTTATCCGTTTAGCCGCAATGACAAGCCCAGATGAACGCCTGAAGAAAATCGCCCAGGAATCGGAAGGCTTTTTATATGCTGTTTCTGTTAGTGGTACTACCGGCGAACGTGCACAGCACGAGGAAAGTACGCTTCATTATCTGGAGAAATTAACCAAGTTCAGCTCTGTTCCTGTTCTGGCCGGCTTTGGAATTTCTAATCCAGACCAGGCCAAGCACTTAGCCGCTTATTGTGACGGTGTCATTGTCGGCAGTAAAATTGTCCACTTATTTGCAGAAGGAAAGCAATCGGAAATTAAAAAATTAATCGGTGACACCGTTCAATAAAAGAATTGGACTTATTTTAGCTGTTGTTTTGCGATAAA
The nucleotide sequence above comes from Oceanobacillus timonensis. Encoded proteins:
- a CDS encoding GerAB/ArcD/ProY family transporter; translated protein: MEKAKISASQLFILMVLFQLSNSLLIPLAMGAGRDSWLAILVASAVSIFLFFVYWALYLYYPKLLLTDYTEKIIGKILGRTLAFLYILFFLYTAARVLREFGVMLLSFAFAETPLFVASTLMILVVIYTVYKGIEVIARTGELLFVVMCLLAVFLFLLIAISGLIEISNIKPVLEDSPKVLKTVFTETLYVPFGEIIVFTMIFPYLNQAKKLKKTGVTAISATGAVLALTTLLNISVLGVPLIERSLFPLLTTIQSIEVGGFLERLDVIFILVLVIGGFFKVSVYTYCAIIGTANLFNIKEPSKLAYPLGMTVLFVSMIIASNYSEHLEEGLKIFPLYAQLPFQIIFPVLLLIIAFFKNRKS
- the trpE gene encoding anthranilate synthase component I: MTAHVTQQTYPIDGLIPIQVYQNLPKAKKYLLESSFPREEKGRYSFIGIRPYQEIIGRGNETTLISTSHVEPLVVHQHALHFLQETMPKLALSLPIPFYGGAVGYIGYDTIQAFEDTGQTPFDDRNMPDIHLMLFEDTIVFDHEENKLHLIAIDRDGGSEDNRARRIQKMEQFIEQARSTDLPVPQTYAFIPEMEQRNFERNVEIAKERMQKGDIFQVVLSQRFSREVEDEQEFGLSFYEQLRRHNASPYMFYIDFQDYTVLGASPESLIETNGSQVVTNPIAGTRKRGETEQEDQALAEELLADEKELAEHRMLVDLSRNDLGRVCEIGSIEIPVYMTIERYQHVMHIVSEVTGTLRQDYSGIDALISCLPAGTVSGAPKIRAMQIINELETVKRGPYAGGIGFINFEHDVHIALAIRSIIIQNSKAYFQAGAGLVHDSVPYNEYMETINKGRSFMEVPELDSIN
- a CDS encoding anthranilate synthase component II is translated as MILLIDNYDSFTYNLFQYVSECGVHVEVIRNDKVTPETIDTLKPEAIIISPGPGTPKDAGNCTDIVQTYYKQLPILGICLGHQVIMEALGGRVIQASTIKHGKTSLIEHDDTGLFQGLNNPVEVMRYHSLAAEHNTVPTELRITATAIDDDEIMGIAHQTYPVYGLQFHPESIGTLDGKQIISHFVETLAKQKEEVIS
- the trpD gene encoding anthranilate phosphoribosyltransferase, with the protein product MKPNFNQLLEGNDLSFEETKALFNACFQEDVSDTELSAILVALKMKQPTAQELAGLADVIHTNSPFQFDLGIPAMDNCGTGGDRSNSFNISTCAAFVLAGAGVTVAKHGNRRISSQTGSADVLEELGIPLDLTKPQIKYILQENQIAFLFAQHVHPTLKQIAGVRQKLRTPTIFNLVGPLTNPVALQSQLIGVYSEEALPIVAKSLQTLGRKRALVIHGAGGMDEASMQGENKYILLENNELKEGTIHPEDVGLSVYTNQEIEGGDSKQNADILRSVLNGEPGAYLDTVLFNAAIALFATGRVDSIKDGVDVARNSVFSGKAKAKLDTLVHYSKEAKQEVV
- the trpC gene encoding indole-3-glycerol phosphate synthase TrpC, whose product is MTFLEKIIDKKKQEVAERKLQSSGNDTRKHPIYPFHDSVQAANHMSIIAEIKRSSPSKGAIQMDVDILKQAKQYEDSGAAAISVLTDENFFHGSLDDLKAVSEAVSIPVLCKDFIIDEIQIDDAKNAGASIILLILAALPLERFQRLYHYATEQGLEVLCEVHNAEELRDALTVSPKIVGVNNRNLKTFEVDLQTTPELIQQINANGLTIISESGMRTKADAELAKDAGANTILVGETLMRSDNVEKDMQALQVPLSPSPKGAS
- a CDS encoding phosphoribosylanthranilate isomerase — protein: MLVKICGITTPEIAEAAVHAGADFLGFVFAKSKREISTEQARKIIAPLPEHVKSVGVFVNKDTKEIEHIVQETGIDFVQLHGEETAEAVKNFSVPVIKSLPGTTDGLHIAAQYDAASYLLMDSPPLPHAHGGNGIAFNWSILKGNHFTDRLMLAGGLTAENVAEAIREAGPIGVDVSSGVETDGEKDPDKIKAFIHAAKQQ
- the trpB gene encoding tryptophan synthase subunit beta; this encodes MQTYTFPDSTGKYGKFGGRYVPELLMPVVLELEEAYEAAKNDPSFQEELNNYLTEYIGRTTPLYEAEQLSKHLDGPKIYLKREDLNHTGAHKINNTIGQALLTLRMGKKKVVAETGAGQHGVATATVCSLLGLECIVFMGEKDIKRQKLNVFRMELLGAKVVGVSQGSATLKDAVNEAFRYWVNNVHDTHYIIGSVVGPHPFPRIVRDFQSVIGAETKQQSLEKQGKLPDAVVACVGGGSNAMGMFYPFVEDKEVALYGVEAAGKGVDTDEHAATLTGGSPGMMHGTFTYLLQDEAGQIQEAASISAGLDYPGIGPEHSHLRDSGRVTYPSITDEEALEAFQLLAKLEGIIPALESAHAVSYACKLAKEMSADQSLVICLSGRGDKDVEQVKAKLEEDSDGKA
- the trpA gene encoding tryptophan synthase subunit alpha; its protein translation is MGKHKLENTLNNIKATGKPLFIPYMMAGDGGIDQINERIQFLDECGASAIELGIPFSDPVADGPVIQDAGLRALQEGTTLKRVLDEVRKQKETRNIPIILMTYINPIWNYGYEQFAKDCDTAGVDGIIIPDIPMEEETDIAAALTEQSIAFIRLAAMTSPDERLKKIAQESEGFLYAVSVSGTTGERAQHEESTLHYLEKLTKFSSVPVLAGFGISNPDQAKHLAAYCDGVIVGSKIVHLFAEGKQSEIKKLIGDTVQ